A DNA window from Lutra lutra chromosome 8, mLutLut1.2, whole genome shotgun sequence contains the following coding sequences:
- the EIF3D gene encoding eukaryotic translation initiation factor 3 subunit D, with protein sequence MAKFMTPVIQDNPSGWGPCAVPEQFRDMPYQPFSKGDRLGKVADWTGATYQDKRYTNKYSSQFGGGSQYAYFHEEDETSFQLVDTARTQKTAYQRNRMRFAQRNLRRDKDRRNMLQFNLQTLPKSAKQKERERIRLQKKFQKQFGVRQKWDQKSQKPRDSSVEVRSDWEVKEEMDFPQLMKMRYLEVSEPQDIECCGALEYYDKAFDRITTRSEKPLRSIKRIFHTVTTTDDPVIRKLAKTQGNVFATDAILATLMGCTRSVYSWDIVVQRVGSKLFFDKRDNSDFDLLTVSETANEPPQDEGNSFNSPRNLAMEATYINHNFSQQCLRMGKERYNFPNPNPFVEDDMDKNEVASVAYRYRRWKLGDDIDLIVRCEHDGVMTGANGEVSFINIKTLNEWDSRHCNGVDWRQKLDSQRGAVIATELKNNSYKLARWTCCALLAGSEYLKLGYVSRYHVKDSSRHVILGTQQFKPNEFASQINLSVENAWGILRCVIDICMKLEEGKYLILKDPNKQVIRVYSLPDGTFSSDEDDEDEEEEEEEEEEEET encoded by the exons ATGGCGAAGTTCATGACCCCCGTGATCCAGGACAACCCCTCCGGCTGGGGTCCCTGTGCCGTGCCCGAGCAGTTTCGGGATATGCCCTACCAACCGTTCAGCAAAGGAGATCGGCTAGGAAAG GTTGCAGACTGGACGGGTGCCACATACCAAGATAAGAGGTACACGA ATAAGTACTCCTCTCAGTTCGGTGGTGGAAGTCAATATGCTTATTTCCACGAGGAGGACGAAACTAGTTTCCAGCTGGTGGACACAGCACGCACCCAGAAGACCGCCTACCAGCGGAATCGGATGCGATTTGCCCAG CGGAACCTCCGCAGAGACAAAGATCGACGGAACATGTTGCAGTTCAACCTGCAGACCCTGCCTAAGAGCGccaagcagaaagagag AGAGCGCATACGACTGCAGAAAAAATTCCAGAAACAATTCGGAGTGAGGCAGAAGTGGGACCAGAAGTCACAG AAACCCCGAGACTCTTCGGTGGAAGTCCGAAGTGACTGGGAGGTGAAGGAAGAGATGGACTTTCCTCAGTTGATGAAGATGCGCTACTTGGAAGTGTCGGAGCCACAGGACAT CGAGTGCTGCGGGGCCCTGGAGTACTACGACAAAGCCTTCGACCGCATCACCACGAGGAGCGAGAAGCCACTGCGGAGCATCAAGCGCATCTTCCACACCGTCACCACCACAGACGACCCTGTCATCCGAAAG CTGGCGAAAACCCAGGGGAACGTGTTCGCCACGGACGCCATCCTCGCCACGCTGATGGGCTGTACGCGCTCCGTGTACTCCTGGGACATCGTCGTCCAGAGAGTCGGCTCCAAGCTCTTCTTTGACAAGAGGGACAACTCCGACTTTG ACCTCCTGACAGTGAGTGAGACTGCCAACGAGCCCCCGCAAGATGAAGGCAATTCCTTCAATTCGCCACGCAACTTGGCCATGGAAGCGACCTACATCAACCACAACTTTTCCCAGCAGTGCTTGAGAATG GGGAAGGAAAGATACAACTTCCCCAACCCAAACCCATTCGTGGAGGATGACATGGACAAGAATGAAGTTGCCTCAGTTGCCTACCG GTACCGCAGGTGGAAGCTTGGAGACGACATCGACCTTATTGTCCGTTGTGAGCATGATGGCGTCATGACTGGAGCCAATGGGGAAGTGTCCTTCATCAACATCAAGACCCTCAACGAGTGGGATTCCAGG CACTGCAACGGCGTTGACTGGCGTCAGAAGCTGGACTCGCAGCGAGGTGCCGTCATCGCCACTGAGCTGAAGAACAACAGCTACAAGCTGGCCCGGTGGACGTGCTGCGCCTTGCTGGCCGGCTCCGAGTATCTCAAGCTGGG GTACGTGTCCCGGTACCACGTGAAGGACTCCTCGCGCCACGTCATCCTGGGCACCCAGCAGTTCAAGCCCAATGAGTTCGCCAGCCAGATCAACCTGAGCGTGGAGAACGCCTGGGGCATCCTGCGCTGCGTCATCGACATCTGCATGAAGCTGGAGGAGGGCAAGTACCTCATCCTCAAGGACCCCAACAAGCAGGTCATCCGCGTCTACAGCCTGCCCGACGGCACGTTCAGCTCCGATGAGGATGatgaggatgaagaggaggaggaggaggaggaggaag AGGAAGAAACTTAA